The following proteins come from a genomic window of Kitasatospora cineracea:
- a CDS encoding Shedu anti-phage system protein SduA domain-containing protein translates to MNRRWLVRALADKPAHRMDQPSQGGSLRSAVASQPVGEGDGVILWRPRKGGGVVGLGKVVRSMENPALRFPYQASVKFDRVFLSTPLSPEVLRSSGLGSVPAAVQSTARYTPQGPVLGPVSLSESQWERLEQEALLPAPPTEWPAWWDIQPGAVMLRAELHASFGGSPQRTASVSSSTPNAFLMVGRNDPAARWDGDLLLVPGNADAVGILSAGNRAVVDHRRRGVPLRVFETQGNDCRYAGEFTVDPERAIQAWTPGTRTVTRYHRRVQEAVPLLRLRLVSGIRPLDGSADPFDGAPRLTLGLGAGPRRGGPGAEAPAVPSPREALVTTSDRGVERIVRHLLNLVESDSRTAALVNRMDEARVLSALLQHAQRQADLDELRAAVENPDTKERQLQEILEGMTWIFGGEFLPGFGKRSLTTQDQLDFTLLRPDGTMHGVEIKLAWIPHLIIGDDEHRSLGSAVHRAIGQAMDYLVSLDEERHSILAKRAKIDTRRASMTVVIGHSKFPDRRFSPEQVTEAMRTYNSHQTRITVTTYDQLIDNAQRMLSVPALSLGTPNP, encoded by the coding sequence ATGAATCGACGGTGGCTCGTGCGGGCCCTGGCCGACAAGCCTGCGCACCGTATGGATCAGCCGTCCCAGGGCGGATCGCTCCGATCGGCCGTCGCGTCGCAACCAGTCGGCGAGGGTGACGGTGTCATTCTGTGGCGGCCGCGGAAAGGCGGCGGTGTCGTCGGCCTGGGCAAGGTCGTCCGCAGTATGGAGAATCCGGCGCTGCGGTTCCCCTATCAGGCGTCGGTGAAATTCGACCGGGTTTTCCTGTCGACTCCACTCTCCCCCGAGGTGCTGCGGAGTTCCGGGCTCGGGTCGGTACCGGCCGCGGTGCAGAGCACGGCGCGGTACACCCCGCAGGGCCCCGTCCTCGGCCCGGTGTCCCTGTCCGAGTCCCAGTGGGAGCGCCTCGAACAGGAAGCGCTGCTGCCGGCCCCGCCGACGGAGTGGCCTGCCTGGTGGGACATTCAGCCGGGTGCCGTCATGCTCCGGGCCGAGCTGCACGCCTCGTTCGGCGGCAGTCCGCAGCGGACCGCCAGCGTGAGCAGTTCCACCCCGAACGCCTTCCTGATGGTCGGCCGGAACGATCCGGCCGCGCGCTGGGACGGGGACCTCCTGCTGGTGCCGGGGAACGCCGATGCCGTGGGCATCCTGTCCGCGGGCAACCGCGCCGTGGTCGACCACCGCAGGCGCGGCGTGCCCCTGCGCGTGTTCGAAACGCAAGGGAACGACTGCCGCTACGCCGGAGAGTTCACGGTCGATCCGGAGCGGGCCATCCAGGCGTGGACGCCCGGCACCCGCACCGTGACCCGCTACCACCGCCGCGTCCAGGAGGCGGTGCCGTTGCTGCGGCTCCGGCTGGTCAGCGGGATCCGGCCGCTCGACGGCTCCGCCGACCCGTTCGACGGGGCGCCCCGGCTGACCCTCGGGCTGGGGGCGGGCCCGCGACGCGGAGGGCCCGGGGCCGAGGCGCCAGCGGTGCCGTCCCCCCGGGAGGCACTCGTCACGACCTCGGACAGGGGCGTCGAACGGATCGTTCGGCACCTGCTGAACCTGGTGGAGAGCGATTCGCGGACGGCCGCGCTGGTGAACCGGATGGACGAGGCCCGGGTGCTCTCCGCCCTCCTGCAGCACGCCCAACGGCAGGCCGACCTGGACGAGTTGCGGGCCGCCGTGGAAAACCCCGACACCAAGGAACGGCAACTGCAGGAGATCCTCGAAGGGATGACCTGGATCTTCGGCGGCGAGTTCCTCCCCGGCTTCGGGAAACGCAGCCTCACCACCCAGGACCAGCTCGACTTCACACTGCTGCGCCCCGACGGAACCATGCACGGCGTGGAGATCAAACTGGCCTGGATCCCCCATCTGATCATCGGAGACGACGAACACCGGTCGCTGGGGTCCGCAGTACACAGAGCGATCGGGCAGGCGATGGACTACTTGGTCAGCCTGGACGAGGAACGCCATTCGATCCTCGCCAAGCGAGCGAAGATCGACACCCGCCGGGCATCAATGACGGTGGTGATCGGACACTCGAAGTTCCCCGACCGCCGCTTCAGCCCCGAACAGGTCACGGAGGCGATGCGAACCTACAACTCCCATCAGACCAGGATCACCGTCACCACCTACGACCAGCTGATCGACAACGCCCAGCGCATGCTCTCCGTGCCCGCACTGAGCCTTGGCACCCCGAATCCGTGA
- a CDS encoding urease accessory UreF family protein has protein sequence MGTSVGIVPAAPTATAAELDALLVCLQLTDSAFPSGFYTLSHGLEGYAQAGAVTPETLPDLLADLLRHGVGPSDATALVLAHRAAAAGEWELLAATDRRLHATRLNRELRLAATRTGRQLLDIARESIGGEALEQYAALVAAKRAPGCQPVAAGVAHAAAGVPVERAVTSDLFAFCTSFAGAALRLRLTDHRKAQVLLRGAAPVIRETVEAALVRELADLGGCVPVADIMSGRHERAEARLFMS, from the coding sequence GTGGGCACGAGCGTAGGCATCGTTCCTGCCGCTCCCACCGCCACCGCCGCCGAGTTGGACGCCCTGCTGGTCTGCCTCCAGCTCACCGACTCGGCCTTCCCCAGCGGCTTCTACACCCTCTCGCACGGCCTGGAGGGCTACGCCCAGGCCGGGGCCGTCACCCCTGAGACCCTGCCCGACCTGCTCGCCGACCTGCTGCGGCACGGCGTCGGCCCGTCCGACGCCACCGCCCTCGTCCTGGCCCACCGGGCCGCCGCCGCGGGGGAGTGGGAGCTGCTGGCCGCCACCGACCGGCGGCTGCACGCCACCCGGCTGAACCGCGAACTACGGCTGGCCGCTACCCGGACCGGCCGTCAACTCCTGGACATCGCAAGGGAGTCGATCGGCGGCGAGGCGCTGGAGCAGTACGCCGCCCTGGTCGCCGCCAAGCGCGCTCCCGGCTGCCAGCCGGTGGCCGCCGGGGTCGCCCACGCGGCGGCCGGCGTCCCGGTCGAACGGGCCGTCACCAGCGACCTGTTCGCGTTCTGCACCAGCTTCGCCGGGGCCGCGCTGCGGCTGCGGCTGACCGACCACCGCAAGGCCCAGGTGCTGCTGCGCGGCGCCGCCCCGGTGATCCGGGAGACCGTCGAGGCCGCCCTGGTAAGGGAGTTGGCGGACCTCGGCGGCTGCGTGCCGGTCGCCGACATCATGTCCGGCCGGCACGAGCGGGCCGAGGCCCGGCTGTTCATGAGCTGA
- the ureG gene encoding urease accessory protein UreG yields the protein MDDNVLRIGIGGPVGSGKTALIEALVPVLIARGHRPAVITNDIYTQEDAQHVRRTLAGVLDPERVVGVETGACPHTAVRDDPTMNLAAGAELLERFPDVDTLFYESGGDNLTLTFSPVLVDVFVFVLDTAEGEKMPRKRGPGITESDLLVINKIDIAQYVRADLRVMESDAHRVREGGPVALTNCLTGDGLEQIAAFLETFRKAAA from the coding sequence ATGGACGACAACGTCCTGCGGATCGGCATCGGGGGCCCGGTGGGCTCCGGCAAGACCGCGCTGATCGAGGCGCTGGTGCCGGTGCTGATCGCCCGCGGCCACCGCCCCGCCGTGATCACCAACGACATCTACACCCAGGAGGACGCCCAGCACGTGCGCCGCACCCTGGCCGGCGTGCTCGACCCGGAACGGGTGGTCGGCGTGGAGACCGGCGCCTGCCCGCACACCGCCGTGCGCGACGACCCGACGATGAACCTGGCCGCCGGCGCCGAACTCCTCGAACGCTTCCCCGACGTGGACACCCTGTTCTACGAGTCCGGCGGCGACAACCTCACCCTCACCTTCAGCCCGGTGCTGGTCGACGTGTTCGTGTTCGTCCTGGACACCGCCGAGGGCGAGAAGATGCCCCGCAAGCGCGGCCCCGGCATCACCGAGTCCGACCTGCTCGTCATCAACAAGATCGACATCGCCCAGTACGTCCGCGCCGACCTCCGGGTGATGGAGTCCGACGCCCACCGGGTGCGCGAGGGCGGCCCGGTCGCCCTCACCAACTGCCTGACGGGCGACGGCCTGGAGCAGATCGCCGCCTTCCTGGAGACCTTCCGCAAGGCCGCCGCGTGA
- a CDS encoding urease accessory protein UreD → MTTTRPPEAPSGAPPAARSEAPPEAPPEAPSEAPPAAPPRLDPRHYEPARVPPEVRRYAGTPDTLAVGRPGKVGLLELAFEQVGGRTELTGHYQKSPLQIMRPLYFDPARPDLAVTFLMSTGGGILQADRLRTDLHCGADTAVHLTTQAATKVYRMEHDYATQLVNLTAGPRAYVEYLPEPVIPFVDSRLYQRTVLTVDPSATVLVGETVLAGRLARGERHAYRVLASDLEVRRPDGELLAVDTVRLIPTGTPGGGVTGPAVLAGHDVMSTLHVLSPLAPAARIADTLHQALAPHGLLHGVSTLPADSGAWLRLLGPDTRTCTAALRAAWDAVRRLLIDAPAPDLRKA, encoded by the coding sequence GTGACGACCACCAGGCCACCCGAAGCGCCGTCCGGAGCACCGCCCGCAGCACGGTCCGAAGCGCCGCCCGAAGCGCCGCCCGAAGCCCCGTCCGAAGCACCGCCCGCGGCGCCGCCCCGGCTCGACCCCCGGCACTACGAGCCGGCCCGCGTCCCGCCCGAGGTCCGCCGCTACGCCGGGACGCCCGACACCCTCGCGGTCGGGCGCCCCGGCAAGGTCGGCCTGCTGGAACTGGCCTTCGAGCAGGTCGGCGGCCGCACCGAACTCACCGGCCACTACCAGAAGTCGCCGCTGCAGATCATGCGCCCGCTGTACTTCGACCCGGCCCGCCCCGACCTCGCCGTCACCTTCCTGATGTCCACCGGCGGCGGCATCCTGCAGGCCGACCGGCTCCGCACCGACCTGCACTGCGGCGCCGACACGGCCGTCCACCTGACCACCCAGGCGGCCACCAAGGTCTACCGGATGGAACACGACTACGCGACGCAGCTGGTCAACCTGACGGCCGGCCCGCGCGCCTACGTCGAGTACCTGCCCGAGCCGGTCATCCCGTTCGTCGACTCCCGCCTCTACCAGCGCACCGTCCTCACCGTCGACCCGTCCGCCACCGTGCTGGTCGGCGAGACCGTCCTGGCCGGCCGGCTCGCCCGCGGCGAACGCCACGCCTACCGGGTCCTCGCCTCCGACCTGGAAGTGCGCCGCCCGGACGGCGAGTTGCTGGCCGTGGACACCGTCCGGCTGATCCCCACCGGCACCCCCGGCGGCGGCGTCACCGGACCGGCCGTCCTGGCCGGACACGACGTGATGTCCACCCTCCACGTCCTCAGCCCGCTCGCCCCCGCCGCCCGGATCGCCGACACCCTGCACCAGGCACTCGCCCCCCACGGCCTGCTGCACGGCGTCTCCACCCTCCCCGCCGACAGCGGCGCCTGGCTGCGCCTGCTCGGCCCCGACACCCGCACCTGCACCGCCGCCCTCCGCGCCGCCTGGGACGCCGTCCGCCGTCTCCTGATCGACGCCCCGGCCCCGGACCTGCGCAAGGCGTAG
- a CDS encoding nucleotidyl transferase AbiEii/AbiGii toxin family protein, with protein sequence MNGETPQQRTARRAVLDHLLALIAGSPWAEALVLRGSMVMPAWVGRAAREPADLDWIVLPSRLVPVDELDPYPYLPDLAAVQQWPEAADGAGGYEIWRHEEFDTRGLRVRLPPEGLAWVLEDEPEDEGPEETLHRLVTRHPHPAPGITLHPDSVRTTGSWAYAYDDGRPGVRVALRWTAERVGDGGAGVEGEVTVDFARDERLPEPPVRTAVPRGDGTGTTTVRTASRELSLAWKLLWLHADGDRARAKDLYDAVLLAELCAHTLDPALLRRVLAREPGHPGHPGHPGDLGGPGTLRPAVPPADWDALRAAHPGLHGTAADWLARLRTALAATAAVVSAPH encoded by the coding sequence GTGAACGGCGAGACCCCGCAGCAGCGCACCGCCCGGCGGGCCGTGCTGGACCACCTGCTCGCGCTGATCGCCGGCTCGCCGTGGGCCGAGGCGCTGGTGCTGCGCGGCAGCATGGTGATGCCCGCCTGGGTGGGCCGGGCCGCCCGCGAGCCCGCCGACCTGGACTGGATCGTGCTGCCGTCCCGGCTCGTCCCCGTCGACGAGCTCGACCCGTACCCCTACCTGCCCGACCTGGCGGCCGTCCAGCAGTGGCCCGAGGCCGCGGACGGCGCGGGCGGGTACGAGATCTGGCGGCACGAGGAGTTCGACACCCGCGGCCTGCGGGTCCGCCTCCCGCCCGAGGGCCTCGCCTGGGTGCTGGAGGACGAACCCGAGGACGAGGGGCCGGAGGAGACGCTCCACCGGCTCGTCACCCGCCACCCGCACCCCGCCCCCGGCATCACCCTCCACCCCGACTCCGTCCGCACCACCGGCAGTTGGGCCTACGCGTACGACGACGGCCGGCCCGGCGTACGGGTCGCCCTGCGCTGGACGGCGGAGCGCGTCGGCGACGGCGGGGCCGGTGTCGAGGGCGAGGTCACCGTCGACTTCGCCCGCGACGAGCGGCTGCCCGAACCGCCCGTCCGCACGGCCGTCCCACGCGGCGACGGCACCGGCACGACCACCGTGCGGACCGCGAGCCGGGAACTCTCGCTCGCCTGGAAACTGCTCTGGCTGCACGCCGACGGCGACCGCGCCCGCGCCAAGGACCTGTACGACGCCGTCCTGCTCGCCGAACTCTGCGCCCACACCCTCGACCCGGCCCTGCTGCGCCGCGTCCTCGCTCGCGAGCCCGGCCACCCCGGTCACCCCGGTCACCCGGGCGACCTCGGCGGCCCCGGCACCCTCCGCCCCGCCGTCCCGCCCGCCGACTGGGACGCTCTGCGCGCCGCCCACCCCGGCCTCCACGGCACCGCCGCCGACTGGCTGGCCCGCCTGCGCACCGCCCTCGCCGCCACCGCCGCCGTCGTCTCCGCACCGCACTGA
- a CDS encoding MBL fold metallo-hydrolase: MRLTKYAHACVRIDSPEGERSVLIDPGCWTEPKAFDGVRAVLYTHAHADHLDPDLLAAARAADPELEVYTHPELAAELAAHPALAGPAPTAVRPGESFEAGGFAVRAVGGRHARVIDDHPDCANLGYLVEGVYHPGDSLHVPRGHDGRAEDVRALLLPASGPWLSLREAIEMVRALRPERAFPIHDANLSPIGAENFDGWLEGESATRYARIALGESAVLD, encoded by the coding sequence ATGCGTCTGACCAAGTATGCCCACGCCTGCGTCCGGATCGACTCGCCCGAGGGAGAGCGCTCCGTCCTGATCGACCCGGGGTGCTGGACGGAACCGAAGGCGTTCGACGGCGTCCGGGCGGTGCTCTACACGCACGCGCACGCCGACCACCTCGACCCCGACCTGCTGGCCGCCGCCCGCGCCGCCGACCCGGAGCTGGAGGTGTACACCCACCCCGAACTCGCGGCCGAACTCGCCGCCCACCCCGCCCTGGCCGGCCCCGCGCCCACCGCCGTCCGCCCGGGGGAGTCCTTCGAGGCGGGCGGCTTCGCGGTGCGCGCCGTCGGCGGCCGGCACGCCCGGGTCATCGACGACCACCCGGACTGCGCGAACCTCGGCTACCTGGTCGAGGGCGTCTACCACCCCGGAGACTCCCTGCACGTCCCGCGCGGCCACGACGGCCGGGCCGAGGACGTCCGCGCCCTGCTGCTCCCCGCCTCCGGCCCGTGGCTGAGCCTGCGGGAGGCGATCGAGATGGTCCGCGCCCTCCGCCCGGAACGCGCCTTCCCGATCCACGACGCCAACCTGAGCCCGATCGGCGCCGAGAACTTCGACGGCTGGCTCGAGGGGGAGTCCGCCACCCGCTACGCCCGGATCGCGCTCGGCGAGTCCGCCGTCCTGGACTGA
- a CDS encoding phosphatidylinositol-specific phospholipase C, which translates to MTVARRTLLTGAAATLAGTLGGLALPATARAATATRTAAATRAVPAAATVTGSTPGGQPTADWMGRLDAARPLLGLTVPGTHDSCCTDPAHGTEWSHTQNWGVPEQLTQGVRFLDIRCNGLQGTADELGVYHSDAYQYVRLQDVLDQCRAFLTAHRGETVVMRLRNENAGGQALDPAEFRRRVDHYLDDLGYRPLFHLSGWPTLGTARGRIVLVADFANDWGVIQWSSGSNAYFRTQDLWQTDQLFPLRVKGRAITQQFDTAAADPASPQMYVNFLSYAGGYWPKSAEQTLMDQSVYPYLTAHAGRPARYGIVPMDFPDFHVNVLHLLIDQNFTA; encoded by the coding sequence ATGACCGTGGCACGCCGCACACTGCTCACCGGAGCCGCCGCCACCCTGGCCGGCACGCTCGGCGGCCTGGCCCTCCCGGCCACCGCCCGCGCCGCGACCGCGACCCGGACCGCGGCCGCGACCCGCGCCGTGCCCGCGGCGGCGACCGTCACCGGCAGCACCCCCGGCGGGCAGCCCACCGCCGACTGGATGGGCCGCCTCGACGCCGCCCGCCCGCTGCTCGGCCTGACCGTCCCGGGCACCCACGACTCCTGCTGCACCGACCCCGCCCACGGCACCGAGTGGTCGCACACCCAGAACTGGGGCGTCCCCGAGCAGCTCACCCAGGGCGTCCGCTTCCTCGACATCCGCTGCAACGGCCTCCAGGGCACCGCCGACGAGCTCGGCGTCTACCACTCCGACGCCTACCAGTACGTCCGCCTCCAGGACGTCCTCGACCAGTGCCGGGCCTTCCTGACGGCCCACCGGGGCGAGACCGTCGTCATGCGGCTGCGCAACGAGAACGCCGGCGGCCAGGCGCTCGACCCCGCCGAGTTCCGCCGCCGGGTCGACCACTACCTCGACGACCTCGGCTACCGCCCGCTGTTCCACCTCTCCGGCTGGCCCACCCTCGGCACCGCCCGCGGCCGGATCGTCCTGGTCGCCGACTTCGCCAACGACTGGGGCGTGATCCAGTGGTCCAGCGGCAGCAACGCCTACTTCCGCACCCAGGACCTCTGGCAGACCGACCAGCTCTTCCCGCTCCGGGTCAAGGGCCGCGCGATCACCCAGCAGTTCGACACCGCCGCCGCCGACCCCGCCTCGCCCCAGATGTACGTCAACTTCCTCAGCTACGCGGGCGGTTACTGGCCCAAGAGCGCCGAACAGACCCTGATGGACCAGTCCGTCTACCCCTACCTCACCGCCCACGCCGGCCGACCCGCCCGCTACGGCATCGTCCCGATGGACTTCCCCGACTTCCACGTCAACGTCCTGCACCTGCTGATCGACCAGAACTTCACCGCCTGA
- a CDS encoding phosphatase PAP2 family protein, translating to MIDSSHLAARSRSLALHLLSRLRLRHLAWPLFAVALWRYLVVYGLPYANDVVFLWLIAALVAASVHSGGRKGWLHVLRDWVPVMAVVWTYSLLRGYGAHTPWKPHYAPQIAFDKVLGFGETWTVRLQDWLYHPGRPQWYDYAAVTVYMTHFFAVFVILAVLWKRNHARFRHFLGCYLAITAIGFVTYVLYPADPPWLAALENHMPAVSRIVSTVLDSSGLHRAGTVFENGSKFANDVAAMPSLHAAYPMMIALVFWPRASRGLRVLLAAYPLAMAFTLVYGAEHFIIDILVGWAYAWAMVTLVNRFVARRAAARVAKEAAAVPAAAEPAVPVG from the coding sequence ATGATCGACTCGTCCCACCTGGCAGCCCGGTCACGCTCCCTGGCGCTCCACCTGCTGTCCCGGCTCAGACTCCGACACCTCGCCTGGCCACTGTTCGCGGTGGCGCTCTGGCGCTACCTGGTGGTGTACGGCCTGCCGTACGCCAACGACGTGGTCTTCCTCTGGCTGATCGCCGCCCTGGTCGCGGCCTCCGTGCACAGCGGCGGCCGCAAGGGCTGGCTGCACGTCCTGCGGGACTGGGTCCCGGTGATGGCCGTGGTCTGGACGTACTCCCTGCTCCGGGGCTACGGCGCGCACACCCCCTGGAAACCGCACTACGCCCCGCAGATCGCCTTCGACAAGGTGCTCGGCTTCGGCGAGACCTGGACCGTCCGCCTGCAGGACTGGCTGTACCACCCCGGCCGGCCGCAGTGGTACGACTACGCCGCCGTCACCGTCTACATGACGCACTTCTTCGCGGTGTTCGTGATCCTCGCCGTGCTGTGGAAGCGCAACCACGCCCGGTTCCGGCACTTCCTCGGCTGCTACCTGGCGATCACCGCGATCGGCTTCGTCACCTACGTGCTCTACCCGGCCGACCCGCCGTGGCTGGCCGCGCTGGAGAACCACATGCCGGCCGTCAGCCGGATAGTGTCCACCGTCCTCGACAGCAGCGGCCTCCACCGGGCCGGCACCGTCTTCGAGAACGGCAGCAAGTTCGCCAACGACGTCGCCGCGATGCCCTCGCTGCACGCCGCCTACCCGATGATGATCGCCCTGGTCTTCTGGCCCCGGGCGAGCCGCGGGCTGCGCGTCCTGCTCGCCGCGTACCCCCTGGCGATGGCCTTCACCCTGGTCTACGGCGCCGAGCACTTCATCATCGACATCCTGGTCGGCTGGGCCTACGCCTGGGCGATGGTCACCCTGGTCAACCGCTTCGTCGCCCGCCGCGCCGCGGCCCGGGTCGCGAAGGAGGCCGCAGCCGTCCCGGCGGCCGCCGAACCGGCCGTCCCGGTCGGCTGA
- a CDS encoding TetR/AcrR family transcriptional regulator, producing the protein MATKSTGGDSGSTRALLIRSAERVFAARGVHGAQLREVVRGAGQANPSAVQYHFGSREGLLDAVMAERQRRTEQALAERLPKPEGRSLGELLRALVDAESTELSTERGRDCLRISTQVSHRSGIRERRPHAGLAGTLYWRLILALETPLVPLAPEPVRLERIDLALTLIGAALAERARQLAEGEPTLSDDRAYLADLVAVCTGLLTAPVP; encoded by the coding sequence ATGGCAACGAAGTCGACCGGCGGTGACAGCGGCTCCACCCGGGCACTGCTGATCCGTTCCGCCGAACGGGTGTTCGCGGCGCGGGGCGTGCACGGCGCGCAGCTGCGCGAGGTGGTGCGGGGGGCCGGGCAGGCGAACCCGTCCGCGGTGCAGTACCACTTCGGTTCGCGCGAGGGGCTGCTGGACGCGGTGATGGCCGAGCGCCAGCGGCGCACCGAGCAGGCGCTCGCCGAGCGGCTGCCGAAGCCGGAGGGGCGTTCGCTGGGCGAGCTGCTCCGGGCGCTGGTCGACGCGGAGTCCACCGAGCTGAGCACCGAACGCGGGCGGGACTGCCTGCGGATCTCCACCCAGGTCAGCCACCGCAGCGGCATCCGCGAGCGGCGCCCGCACGCGGGGCTGGCCGGGACGCTGTACTGGCGGCTGATCCTGGCGCTGGAGACGCCGCTGGTCCCGCTGGCCCCCGAGCCGGTCCGGCTGGAGCGGATCGACCTGGCGCTGACCCTGATCGGGGCCGCGCTGGCCGAACGCGCCCGGCAGCTGGCCGAGGGCGAGCCCACCTTGAGCGACGACCGGGCGTACCTCGCCGACCTCGTCGCCGTCTGCACCGGCCTGCTGACCGCGCCGGTCCCCTGA
- a CDS encoding glucose 1-dehydrogenase encodes MSELSGKTVVITGGARGLGAETARQAVGAGANVLITDVLDADGEAVAAELGERARYRHHDVTSEQDWADVIAYAQAEFGAVHGLVNNAGISTGSFLAEESVEHFRKVLDINLTGVFIGMKTVIPALRAAGGGSVVNISSAAGLMGLALTAGYGASKWGVRGLTKIGAVELGVDRIRVNSVHPGMTYTPMTASTGIQRGEGNYPNTPMGRVGEAPEIASATVFLLSDAASYITGAELAVDGGWTTGPTVRYVMGQ; translated from the coding sequence ATGAGCGAGCTGTCCGGCAAGACCGTCGTCATCACCGGCGGGGCCCGGGGCCTGGGCGCGGAGACCGCCCGGCAGGCGGTCGGGGCGGGGGCGAACGTGCTGATCACGGACGTCCTGGACGCGGACGGCGAGGCCGTCGCCGCGGAGTTGGGCGAGCGGGCCCGGTACCGGCACCACGACGTCACCTCGGAGCAGGACTGGGCGGACGTGATCGCCTACGCGCAGGCCGAGTTCGGGGCGGTGCACGGGCTGGTGAACAACGCGGGCATCTCCACCGGGAGCTTCCTGGCCGAGGAGTCGGTGGAGCACTTCCGCAAGGTCCTGGACATCAACCTGACCGGTGTGTTCATCGGCATGAAGACGGTGATCCCCGCGCTGCGGGCGGCCGGCGGCGGCTCGGTGGTGAACATCTCCTCGGCGGCCGGCCTGATGGGCCTGGCGCTGACGGCGGGCTACGGCGCGTCCAAGTGGGGGGTGCGCGGCCTGACCAAGATCGGCGCGGTGGAGCTGGGCGTGGACCGGATCCGGGTGAACTCCGTGCACCCGGGCATGACCTACACCCCGATGACGGCGTCCACCGGGATCCAGCGCGGTGAGGGCAACTACCCCAACACCCCGATGGGCCGGGTCGGCGAGGCGCCCGAGATCGCCTCGGCCACCGTCTTCCTGCTCTCCGACGCCGCGTCCTACATCACCGGCGCCGAGCTCGCGGTGGACGGCGGCTGGACCACCGGCCCGACCGTCCGGTACGTGATGGGCCAGTGA
- a CDS encoding Gfo/Idh/MocA family protein — MSDHDTDRSTPPIPIGVIGLGDIAQKAYLPVLTAQPGLDLRLMTRDRAKLDRIGDAHRLPFRTTDLGELIDSGIRAAFVHAATDQHVPIVEELLTHGVDVYVDKPLAYDLDGARRLADLATHTGRSLLVGFNRRHAPGYLLAAERPRDLIVLQKHREGLPERARTLVYDDFIHVVDSLRFLVPGEIEHVDVRSRTRDGLVEHVVLTLAGRGFTALGIMNRVSGSTEEILEVSGADSKREVHNLAEIIDHRGQPTIRRRGDWVPVARQRGIEQVVLHFLDALRAGKTLDATDALRTHELCELIVNRIEAESA; from the coding sequence ATGAGCGATCACGACACCGACCGCAGCACGCCCCCGATCCCGATCGGCGTCATCGGGCTCGGCGACATCGCGCAGAAGGCCTACCTGCCCGTCCTCACCGCCCAACCCGGCCTCGACCTGCGCCTGATGACCCGCGACCGGGCCAAGCTCGACCGGATCGGCGACGCCCACCGCCTCCCGTTCCGCACCACCGACCTCGGCGAACTGATCGACTCCGGCATCCGCGCCGCCTTCGTCCACGCCGCCACCGACCAGCACGTCCCGATCGTCGAGGAACTGCTCACCCACGGCGTCGACGTCTACGTCGACAAGCCGCTCGCCTACGACCTCGACGGCGCCCGCCGCCTCGCCGACCTCGCCACCCACACCGGCCGCTCCCTGCTGGTCGGCTTCAACCGCCGCCACGCCCCCGGCTACCTGCTCGCCGCCGAACGCCCGCGCGACCTGATCGTCCTGCAGAAGCACCGCGAGGGCCTCCCCGAACGCGCCCGCACCCTGGTCTACGACGACTTCATCCACGTCGTCGACAGCCTGCGCTTCCTCGTCCCCGGCGAGATCGAGCACGTCGACGTCCGCTCCCGCACCCGCGACGGCCTGGTCGAACACGTCGTCCTCACCCTGGCCGGCCGCGGCTTCACCGCCCTCGGCATCATGAACCGCGTCTCCGGCTCCACCGAGGAGATCCTCGAAGTCTCCGGCGCCGACTCCAAGCGCGAGGTCCACAACCTCGCCGAAATCATCGACCACCGCGGCCAGCCCACCATCCGCCGCCGCGGCGACTGGGTCCCCGTCGCCCGCCAACGCGGCATCGAACAGGTCGTCCTGCACTTCCTCGACGCCCTCCGCGCCGGCAAGACCCTCGACGCCACCGACGCCCTGCGCACCCACGAACTGTGCGAACTCATCGTCAACCGCATCGAAGCCGAATCCGCCTGA